A genomic window from Glycine soja cultivar W05 chromosome 10, ASM419377v2, whole genome shotgun sequence includes:
- the LOC114369559 gene encoding serine decarboxylase-like, translated as MAFIPAATELLPTVVSDAELSKKDEKQKIDIQQNSNHMTNLAITKCSGETQANLASVITQYVETLNQHNLRFLGYPTNQDFDYDALAPLLHFHLNNVGDPFTESSFSLNSSKFEVCVLDWFANLWEIDKGEYWGYVTTGGTEGNLHGILTGREQFPDGILYTSQDSHYSIFKAARMYRMQCVTVGTLVSGEIDCVDLKALLLAHKDKPAIINLNIGTTMKGAIDDIDLVVQTLEGSGFSCDQFYIHCDGALFGMMMPFLIQAPKVTFKKPIGSITISGHKFLGCPFPCGVLITRLEYINTLAKNVEYIASRDVTITGSRSGHAPIFLWYALKERGSVGLQNEVQKCIISARYLQHRLREAKIGAMLNEFSNTVVFERPQDDDFARKWSLACKKNIAHGVVMQHVTVEMLDSFVNEFIQERQIWFQDDGKRNPLCLANDIGVGNCACILHE; from the exons ATGGCTTTCATTCCTGCTGCAACGGAGCTGTTGCCGACCGTTGTCAGTGATGCTGAACTCTCTAAAAAAGATGAGAAGCAGAAGATAGATATTCAACAGAATAGTAATCATATGACCAATCTTGCTATCACCAAGTGCAGTGGCGAGACACAAGCCAATTTGGCTTCAGTTATTACTCAATACGTGGAGACTCTAAATCAGCACAACTTGCGCTTCTTGG GTTACCCCACTAATCAAGACTTCGACTATGATGCACTAGCACCGTTATTGCATTTTCACCTAAACAATGTTGGTGATCCATTTACAGAGAGTAGCTTTAGtttaaattcatcaaaatttGAAGTTTGCGTGCTTGATTGGTTTGCTAACCTATGGGAGATAGATAAGGGTGAGTATTGGGGATATGTCACAACTGGTGGAACTGAAGGAAATCTTCATGGAATTTTAACAGG GAGGGAACAGTTTCCAGATGGTATTCTATATACTTCACAGGATTCGCATTATTCAATATTTAAAGCAGCAAGAATGTATAGGATGCAATGTGTGACAGTTGGCACTTTGGTCTCTGGTGAGATTGATTGTGTTGATTTAAAGGCTTTACTTCTTGCTCATAAGGACAAGCCAGCCATCATCAATCTGAATATAG GAACAACCATGAAAGGAGCTATTGATGACATTGATCTTGTAGTGCAAACACTTGAAGGAAGTGGCTTTTCGTGTGATCAATTTTACATTCATTGTGATGGAGCTTTATTTGGAATGATGATGCCATTTCTTATACAA GCTCCAAAGGTTACCTTCAAGAAGCCTATTGGAAGTATAACCATTTCTGGCCATAAGTTCCTGGGATGCCCATTTCCTTGTGGTGTTTTAATAACTCGTTTGGAATATATCAACACATTAGCTAAAAATGTTGAATATATTGCTTCAAGGGATGTCACAATCACAGGAAGTCGTAGTGGGCATGCTCCAATTTTTCTCTGGTATGCACTCAAAGAAAGAGGTTCAGTAGGACTCCAAAATGAAGTACAAAAATGCATAATTAGTGCACGTTATTTACAACATCGACTTCGTGAAGCCAAAATTGGTGCAATGTTAAATGAGTTTAGCAACACTGTCGTCTTTGAGAGGCCTCAAGATGATGACTTCGCTCGTAAGTGGAGCTTAgcatgcaaaaaaaatattgcacaTGGGGTGGTGATGCAACATGTTACTGTTGAGATGTTGGACTCCTTCGTTAATGAATTTATTCAGGAACGACAAATTTGGTTTCAAGATGATGGTAAGAGAAATCCCCTATGCCTTGCAAACGACATTGGTGTTGGAAATTGTGCTTGCATATTGCACGAATGA
- the LOC114369592 gene encoding hevamine-A: MAKSKNCHALPLLLALILFFTLLGTSHAGGIAIYWGQNGNEGTLSEACATGKYTHINIAFLNKFGNGQTPEMNLAGHCNPATNSCTKFSSEIKDCQSKGIKVLLSIGGGIGSYTLASVEDARNVSTFLWNTFLGGKSSSSSRPLGDAVLDGIDFDIELGSTQNYEHLARFLKAYSGVGGKRVYLGAAPQCPIPDRFLGTALNTGLFDFVWVQFYNNPPCQYANGNITNLVSSWNRWTSTVPAGKIFLGLPADPAAAGSGFIPADTLTSQILPVIKESPKYGGVMLWSRFFDVQNGYSTSIIGSV, translated from the coding sequence ATGGCCAAAAGCAAAAACTGTCATGCTTTGCCTCTTCTCCTTGCCCTGATCCTCTTCTTCACTCTTCTTGGAACCTCTCACGCAGGTGGCATAGCCATCTACTGGGGGCAAAATGGTAACGAGGGCACCCTCTCAGAAGCATGTGCAACAGGCAAATACACCCACATAAACATAGCCTTTCTCAACAAATTCGGCAATGGCCAAACCCCAGAAATGAACCTGGCTGGTCACTGCAACCCCGCAACCAATTCCTGCACAAAGTTCAGCTCCGAAATCAAGGACTGCCAAAGCAAAGGGATCAAGGTGTTACTTTCAATAGGTGGTGGCATTGGAAGCTACACTTTGGCTTCAGTAGAAGATGCAAGAAACGTTTCAACTTTTCTGTGGAACACTTTCTTGGGAGGCaagtcatcatcatcttcaaggCCACTAGGTGATGCTGTGTTGGATGGCATAGACTTTGACATTGAACTTGGTTCAACACAAAACTATGAGCACCTTGCACGTTTTCTTAAGGCGTATAGTGGGGTTGGCGGGAAGAGGGTGTACCTAGGTGCTGCTCCTCAGTGTCCAATTCCTGATAGATTTTTGGGCACTGCCCTTAACACTGGCCTTTTTGACTTTGTTTGGGTTCAGTTCTACAATAACCCTCCGTGTCAGTATGCTAATGGGAACATAACTAACCTTGTGAGTTCTTGGAACCGGTGGACTAGTACGGTGCCTGCCGGGAAGATATTTTTAGGGTTGCCGGCCGATCCGGCCGCCGCTGGCAGCGGTTTCATTCCGGCTGACACGTTGACTTCTCAGATCCTGCCTGTGATTAAGGAGTCGCCAAAATATGGTGGGGTGATGCTGTGGTCAAGATTCTTTGATGTCCAGAACGGGTATAGTACTTCAATTATTGGCAGCGTGTGA